The Daphnia pulex isolate KAP4 chromosome 3, ASM2113471v1 genome includes a region encoding these proteins:
- the LOC124191033 gene encoding beta-1,4-N-acetylgalactosaminyltransferase bre-4-like translates to MTDDPNQLLPKIQQCETFVNEVLRNKLKNCLTTRENHQTEIQEYLQLKKKIENLNELDVNPLKTKVDLGCGFFVQAEVPDVSTILVSIGYGFFLELTRAEACSFITKKVDQISERVKALEEEASHINADIKMMIATLGQLQSYIPERSQPINGNFCFHLYERQLSSEGIELNLNISDIVLKTFTNSSKNIAIGGASKPVDCFSKYRVNIVVPYRRRPEQLRVFLHYLHRYLQLQEIDYRIIVVEQSPEMQFNRGKLFNVGFVESQKRFPSDCYIFHDVDLIPLSLNNIYACTKMPRHLSSAVDTFDYELPYCGIFGGAVAMTTQHFQSINGFSNLFYGWGGEDDDLYFRVSQAELGVVRFEKNVAKYKMLRHEKEVPNPNRFVTMKKNKIIHAAEGLNSLNYTMLSYELKSLYTLMRVHL, encoded by the exons atgacCGATGATCCAAATCAATTGTTGCCTAAGATTCAACAATGCGAGACATTTGTGAATGAGGTTTTGAGAAACAAGCTGAA GAACTGTTTAACAACTAGGGAAAACCACCAAACTGAAATCCAAGAGTAccttcaactaaaaaaaaaaattgaaaatttaaatgaacttGATGTAAATCCACTCAAAACTAAAGTTGACTTGGGGTGTGGATTTTTCGTCCAAGCTGAAGT acCTGATGTTTCCACAATTTTGGTTTCAATTGGCTATGGATTCTTCCTTGAGCTAACACGTGCTGAAGCGTGCAGTTTCATTACCAAAAAAGTGGATCAAATAAGTGAGCGTGTTAAGGcactggaagaagaagcatcACACATCAATGCTGATATTAAAATGATGATAGCCACACTTGGACAGTTGCAAAGCTATATTCCTGAAA GAAGCCAACCAATTAACGGCAATTTTTGCTTTCATCTGTACGAGCGCCAACTTTCTTCGGAAGGAATCGAATTAAACCTGAACATTAGTGATATTGTGCTGAAAACTTTCACCAATTCATCGAAAAATATTGCTATCGGTGGCGCTTCAAAGCCTGTTGATTGTTTCTCAAAATATCGCGTCAATATCGTCGTTCCCTACAGGCGACGTCCAGAACAACTACGTGTCTTCCTTCATTATTTGCATCGGTATTTACAGTTACAGGAAATCGACTACCGGATTATCGTCGTCGAACAAAGCCCGGAAATGCAATTCAATCGTGGAAAGCTATTTAACGTTGGATTTGTTGAGAGCCAGAAACGTTTTCCATCCGATTGCTACATATTCCATGAC GTCGATCTCATTCCCTTGAGCCTGAATAATATCTATGCCTGCACAAAGATGCCTCGCCATTTGTCCTCAGCTGTAGATACCTTCGATTATGAGCTACCTTATTGTGGAATCTTTGGCGG tgCTGTGGCAATGACAACTCAACATTTCCAAAGTATCAACGGGTTTTCCAACTTGTTTTATGGATGGGGAGGAGAGGATGATGACCTTTACTTTCGTGTGTCTCAAGCTGAACTTGGCGTGgtacgatttgaaaaaaatgttgcgaaATATAAAATGCTTAGACACGAAAAAGAGGTTCCCAATCCTAACCGCTTTGTAACcatgaaaaagaacaaaattattCATGCCGCCGAGGGTTTAAATAGCCTGAATTACACTATGTTGTCTTATGAGTTGAAATCATTGTATACGTTGATGCGTGTCCACCTGTAA
- the LOC124191030 gene encoding MAP kinase-activated protein kinase 2-like yields the protein MNPNVFAQQSVIGSHTLNPKTIPITEEYEISKNVLGLGISGKVVECFSLKNKKKYALKVLRDNPKARREVELHWRASSHQHIVNIIDIYENVQGNTKCLLVVMECMEGGELFQRIQDRADGAFTEREAAEVMRDICLAVRHLHYMGIAHRDLKPENLLYSSPGLDGILKLTDFGFAKECFAKETLQTPCYTPYYVAPEVLGPEKYDTSCDMWSLGVIMYILLCGYPPFYSNHGQAMSPGMKKRIRTGQYDFPNTEWKHVSGEAKELIRSMLQTEATKRPTIDQVMQNKWIAHFAAVPATPLATGTVLKEEEEAWPEVQEEMNRSLATMRVDYDQVALKSLQTSNNALLNKRRKRAAPEPPCAQAH from the exons ATGAATCCAAACGTTTTCGCCCAGCAGTCTGTGATCGGATCACATACCCTTAATCCCAAGACGATCCCGATAACAGAGGAGTACGAAATaagcaaaaatgttttgggtttAGGAATTAGCGGAAAGGTAGTCGAGTGTTTTTCgttgaagaataagaagaaatatgCTCTTAAG GTTTTACGTGACAATCCTAAAGCAAGAAGAGAAGTAGAACTTCACTGGAGAGCAAGTAGCCACCAGCACATTGTCAATATTATTGATATATatgaaaatgttcaaggaAACACAAAATGCCTTCTTGTTGTTATGGAATG CATGGAAGGAGGAGAATTGTTCCAACGCATTCAAGACCGTGCAGATGGTGCTTTCACTGAGAGAG AAGCGGCCGAAGTTATGCGTGATATTTGCTTGGCTGTGCGACATCTTCATTATATGGGCATAGCTCACAGAGACCTGAAACCAGAGAACCTATTATATTCTTCCCCTG gtctAGATGGCATATTAAAGCTGACAGACTTTGGTTTTGCTAAAGAATGTTTTGCCAAGGAAACTTTACAAACACCTTGCTACACACCGTATTATGTCG CTCCTGAAGTTCTTGGCCCAGAAAAATATGACACATCTTGCGATATGTGGTCATTAGGAGTTATCATGTACATTTT acTCTGCGGGTATCCCCCTTTCTATTCTAATCATGGACAGGCCATGTCACCTGGTATGAAGAAACGTATTCGTACAGGGCAGTATGATTTCCCCAATACCGAGTGGAAACACGTTTCTGGTGAGGCCAAAGAGTTGATTCGATCCATGCTTCAaacagaagcaacaaaaagacCCACCATCGATCAAGTCATGCAAAACAAATGGATCGCG CATTTTGCTGCTGTACCAGCAACACCTTTGGCAACAGGAACCGTattgaaagaggaagaagaggccTGGCCTGAAGTACAAGAAGAAATGAACCGTTCTTTGGCTACGATGCGCGTGGATTATGATCaa GTGGCATTAAAGTCTTTACAGACATCAAATAATGCATTACTGAACAAGCGACGCAAGAGAGCCGCACCTGAGCCTCCTTGTGCCCAAGCGcactaa
- the LOC124191031 gene encoding proliferating cell nuclear antigen-like codes for MFEARLLQGSLLKKVMEALKDLLNEAAWDCSDAGIQLQAMDNSHVSLVSLNLRAEGFDKYRCDRNLSMGMNLGSMSKILKCASNEDIITIKAQDNADTVTFVFESPEQDKVSDYEMKLMNLDQEHLGIPETDYACTIRLPSSEFARICRDLSQFGESMVISCTKEGVRFSATGDIGTGNIKLAQSAKVDKEEEAVVIEMQEPVSLTFACRYLNSFTKATSLSKSVQLSMSPEVPLVVEYKIEDIGHVRYYLAPKIEDEEAA; via the exons atgttTGAGGCACGTCTTCTTCAGGGTTCTTTGTTGAAGAAAGTTATGGAAGCATTGAAGGATTTGTTGAACGAAGCAGCCTGGGATTGTTCTGATGCCGGTATCCAACTCCAAGCCATGGACAATTCCCATGTCAGCCTCGTCTCTCTCAATCTGAGAGCTGAGGGATTTGACAAGTACAGATGTGATCGTAACTTGTCAATGGGCATGAATTTGGGAAG CATGTCCAAGATCCTTAAGTGTGCTTCCAATGAAGATATCATTACGATCAAAGCCCAGGACAATGCTGATACTGTTACATTTGTCTTCGAGTCCCCAGAGCAAGATAAAGTTTCAGACTATGAGATGAAGCTGATGAACCTTGATCAGGAACATTTGGGCATCCCT gaaacTGACTATGCATGCACCATTAGGCTGCCATCTAGTGAATTTGCCAGAATTTGCAGAGACTTGAGTCAATTTGGAGAATCTATGGTCATTTCCTGCACCAAAGAGGGTGTAAGGTTTTCAGCAACAGGAGATATTGGTACTGGCAACATCAAGCTTGCCCAGTCTGCCAAGgttgacaaagaagaagaggctgtCGTCATTGAGATGCAGGAGCCCGTCTCTTTGACATTTGCTTGCCGATACCTCAACTCTTTCACGAAAGCCACCTCCCTTTCGAAATCCGTTCAGCTTTCTATGTCCCCTGAAGTTCCCCTGGTCGTCGAGTATAAAATCGAAGATATCGGCCACGTCCGTTATTACCTAGCCCCTAAAATTGAAGACGAAGAAGCTGCCTAA